TTTTGTGTAAAATTTGTAGGATAATTGCCGAAAAGCTGCGGTATTGTGTAAGGTAGAGAGAACGATTCTATGTGAAAATGAGGTGCCACCTGATGAAGCAGGCCGCATTCGGCGAAGAGCATCCGCACCGTTCGCCCCGGGAGCAGCTGCTCGGCCCGGTGATCGATGCCATAGCACAGACCATGGATTTATATGGAGCGAATTATTCCTTCGGGCAGCTGTACGGGGTGATGTTCTTCGAGGACAAGCCTATGACGCTGGAGGAAATGAAGCAGGTCATGAATATGAGTAAAAGCAATATGAGCTACGGGGTCCGCTCCCTGATCGCCTCCCGGATGGTTACGAAGCTTCCGGAGAAGCGTGAGCGGAAGGAGCTGTACGCAGCGGAGACAGACTTCTTCGAGGCCTTCCGGAACTTCTTCACCCTGAAGCTTCAGCGGGAGATCGATGTGATGCAGGAAGCGATGGCAGCCGCGGTCCCGGGCCTCCAGGCACTGCTCCATGCAGCAGACACACCTGAAGAGGAACGGCAGGCCTGCCTCCGAGATCTGGAGAAGCTGGAGCATGCGGCCGAGTACTATGCCTGGCTGCAGCGGTTCGTGTCGGGGCTTGCGGAGGGAGCGATATTCGGCGGGGAACGGGGAAGTACTGGCGAGGAAGGCGGAGTATGAGTTATGAATAATCAAATTCTTATTGTTGATGATGAGGCGGATATAGTTAATCTGCTGAAAGATTATTTTGAGATAAATGGTTATAAGGTCTTAACCGCGCGGAGCGGCGGGGAGGCATTACGCAAAGTAGTGTATAATCCAGACATTATTTTACTGGATATTAATATGCCGGAGATTGATGGTCTTGAGGTGTGCACTCGTATACGGGATTTCGTATCCTGCCCTATTATATTCCTGACTGCGCAAGTGGAAGAGTCAGATAAAATTAATGGCTTTCGTGTGGGCGGGGATGATTATATTGTGAAGCCATTCAGCATTGA
The sequence above is a segment of the Paenibacillus sp. FSL R7-0204 genome. Coding sequences within it:
- a CDS encoding GbsR/MarR family transcriptional regulator, which codes for MKQAAFGEEHPHRSPREQLLGPVIDAIAQTMDLYGANYSFGQLYGVMFFEDKPMTLEEMKQVMNMSKSNMSYGVRSLIASRMVTKLPEKRERKELYAAETDFFEAFRNFFTLKLQREIDVMQEAMAAAVPGLQALLHAADTPEEERQACLRDLEKLEHAAEYYAWLQRFVSGLAEGAIFGGERGSTGEEGGV